In Streptomyces camelliae, the sequence GGCACCGGCATCTTCGTCGTCCTCGGCGAGGCCGTCCCCAAGGCGGGTCCGGCCGTCACCCTCGCCTTCGTGATCGCCGGTCTCACCGCGCTGTTCTCGGCCCTGTCCTACGCCGAGCTGGCGGGCACCATCCCGGTCTCCGGCTCCTCGTACTCGTACGCATACGCAACGATGGGCGAGCTGATCGCCTGGGTCTGCGGCTGGTGTCTGCTGCTGGAGTACGGCGTCTCGGTGGCCGCCGTGGCCGTCGGCTGGGGCCAGTACCTCAACGAGCTGCTGGACGGCACCCTGGGTGTCACCATCCCGGACGCCCTGTCGGCCCCGCCCGGCCAGGGCGGCATCTTCAATCTGCCCGCCCTGATCGTCGTCCTCCTCGGCATGGTGTTCCTGCTCGGCGGCGCCAAGGAGTCCGCGCGGGCCAACACCATCATGGTGAGCGTGAAGATCGCCGCGCTGATCCTCTTCTGCGCCATCGGCTTCATGGGCTTCAAGTCGGGCAACTACGCGAACTTCATGCCGCTCGGCATGGGGGGTGTCAGCGCGGCCGGCGCGACGCTGTTCTTCTCCTACATCGGCTTCGACGCTGCCTCCACCGCCGGTGAGGAGGCGAAGGACGCCCAGCGCGACCTGCCGCGCGCGATCATGCTGTCCCTGGTCATCGTGACTGCGCTGTACGTCCTCGTCGCGGCCGTCGCCGTGGGTGCCTGGCCGTGGAAGAAGTTCCAGGACTCCGAGGCCGCGCTCGCCCAGATCATGACGGACGTCACCGGACAGAGCTTCTGGGGCACGCTGCTCGCGTTCTGCGCGGTCATCGCCATTGCCAGCGTCGTACTGACGGTGCTCTACGGTCAGACCCGCATCCTGTTCGCGATGTCCCGGGACGGCCTGGTGCCCAAGGTGTTCGCCAAGGTCCACCCGAAGACCGGTGCCCCGCGGGCCAACACGATCATCGTGTCCGTGTTCTGCGGTGTCCTCGCCGCCGCGATCCCGCTGGGCCAGCTGGCCGACGCCACCAGCATCGGCACGCTGTTCGCCTTCGCGTTGGTCAACGTCGCCGTCGTGGTGCTGCGCCGGACCCGCCCGGCGATGCACCGCACCTTCCGCGTGCCCCTGTCGCCGGTGCTGCCCGCGCTGGGCTTCCTCTTCTGCGTGTGGATGATGGGCAGCCTGTCCATGGTCACCTGGATCGTGTTCGGTGTCTGGATGGCCGTCGGGCTCGTGTTCTACTTCGTATACGGCTATCGCCGTTCCCGTCTCGCGACCGGTGAGGCCCTCGCGGTGACGGCTCAGCAGTAAGCGACCGAACCGAAGAAGTGAACCACCCCCTGTGCTGAACGATCTCGACGAACGCATCGTGCACGCCCTCGCCGAGGACGCCCGCCGCTCCTACGCGGACATCGGGCAACTGGTCGGACTGTCCGCGCCCGCGGTGAAGCGGCGCGTGGACCGGCTGCGCGCCACCGGAGCGATCACCGGATTCACCGTCCGGGTGGATCCGGCGGCGCTCGGCTGGGAGACCGAGGGATACATCGAGATCTACTGCCGGCGCAACACCTCGCCGGAGACCATTCAGCGGGGGCTGGAGCGGTACCAGGAGGTCGTGGCCGCGTCCACCGTCACCGGGGACGCGGACGCGATCGCCCAGGTCTTCGCGTCCGACATGCGGCACTTCGAGCGGGTCCTCGAACGGATCGCCGGGGAACCGTTCGTGGAGCGGACCAAGTCGGTGCTGGTGCTGTCGCCGTTGCTGCGGCGCTTTTCCTCCGGGGCGCCGGGGTAGGGCGGATTCCCTCGGGGGGCTGCAGTCGAGCGTCCTGAAGGGGCGCGGGGAACTGCGCGACCAGCCACGAACAACCCGCAACCGGCAACGGCGAAGGCGCCCCGAGTTCTATTCCGCCGTCTTCCGCGCGAGCGCATTGTTGCCGATCGAGTTGTGCACGCTGAAGCTCACCGCGTCCGAGCGGTACCGGTCGTCCGACCACTCCACCGGGCGCCCCTCACGCGTCGTCGTCACCCGGCGCACCCGCAGCAGCGGACTCGTGCGGCGCACGCCCAGCAACTCGGCGTCCTGCGCGCCCGCCGCCACCGCGTCGATGATGTGCTCGCCGTACGCGAAGACCAGGCCCGTGTCGTCGTACAGGCGCTGGGTGACGGACGGGCAGTCCGGCTCGATGGACTCGACCGCGGGGGCGATCCAGTCGGCGTAGACCGTGCGCTCCAGCAGGACCGGTTCGCCGTCCAGGCCGCGGAGCCGCAGGACGTGCAACACCGGTGTGCCGAAGGCGAGTTGGAGGCGTACGGCGTCCTCTTGGGTCGCCGGGCGGTGCTCCTGTGCCACCACGTGGCCCGTGGCCTCGCGGCCCATCGCGCGGGCCCACTGGGCGAAGCTGCGCAGTTCCTCGAAGCTCTGGCTGCGGCGGCTGGCCAGGACCACCCGGCGGGCGCCCTGGCGGGAGCCGATCAGACCCTCGGCGGTCAGGGCCGCGACGGCCTGGCGGACCGTGCCGCGTGAGACACCGTAGTGCGCGGCCAGCTCCGACTCCGAGGGCAGCCGGCTGCCGACGGTGTACTCCTCGCGGTCGATGGCCCGCCGCAGCTCGTCGGCGATCTCCTCGTGGCGCGCGGTCATGCTTCCCCTCTGCGTAGGTCGCTGTGCACAGCGTGACCAGCCTAATCGACATTCCTTGGTGATCCGTGTCAGCCGGAACTGTGCAGGGAATCGGGGCTCGGTGTTTCGCCAGTGTTTACGGACCGGACACCCACGCCGGGCGTACTGAGGCCAACTTGTTCAGACAAGTTCCCCTCCGCTCCTCATGTGTCCCCCTGGAGAGACCGTGACCGTGTCCCTGCCGAGAAACGCCGTGCTCGGCGGTTCCCTCGCCGTCGTCGCCGCGCTCGCCCTCAGCGCCTGCGGCGCCGCCCCCGACAACGCGTCGACCACCACCAAGGACGGCAAGAGCGCCGCCACCGCCACCTCCGCCGCCGCCTTCGGCGGTATGGACGCCCTGGTCCAGGCGGCCAAGAAGGAGGGCACGCTGCACATCATCGCCGTGCCCCGCGACTGGGCGAACTACGGCGCGATCATCGACGGCTTCCAGAAGAAGTACGGCATCAAGATCGAGGACGAGAGCCCCGACGGCACCAGCCAGGACGAGATCAACGCCGTCACCTCCCGCAAGGGGCAGGACCGCGCCCCCGACGTGCTCGACCTGGGCAGCTCGTTCGCGCTGAGCGCCGCCCAGCAGGGCCTGCTCGCGCCGTACAAGGTGGCCTCGTACGGGGACATCCCCGAGGCCCAGAAGGACCCGCAGGCCCGCTGGTACAACGACTACGGCGGCTACATCTCCATCGGCTGCGACGACAAACGCGTCAAGGAGTGCCCGACCAGCTTCAAGGACCTGCTCAAGCCCGAGTACAAGGGCCAGGTCGCCCTCAACGGCAACCCCACCAAGTCCGGCTCCGCCTTCGGCGGCGTCTACGCGGCGGCCCTGGCGAACGGCGGCTCCTTCGACGACATCCAGCCCGGCCTGGACTTCTTCGCCAAGCTGAAGAAGAGCGGCAACTACACGCCCGTCGAGTCCACCCCGGCCACCGTCGAGAAGGGCGAGACGCCGATCTCCATCGACTGGGACTACCTCAACGCCGGGTACGCCGACGAGTTCCGGTCCAAGGGGCTCGACTGGAAGGTCGCCATCCCCACCGACGGCCAGTACGCCCAGTACTACTCCCAGGCCATCACCAAGGACGCCCCGCACCCGGCGGCCGCCCGCCTCTGGCAGGAGTACCTCTACAGCGCCGAGGGCCAGAACCTGTGGCTCAAGGGCTACGCCCGCCCGGCCCTGATGGCCGCCCTGCAGAAGGCAGGCACGCTGGACACGGCGGCCGCCGCCAAGCTGCCGAAGGTTACCGGCACGCCCTCCTTCCCGACCGAGGCCCAGCAGAGCAAGGCCAAGACGGTCATCGCGCAGGGCTGGGGGAAGGCCGTCTCCGGATGACCGCCGCCCTCACGCGCGCGGACGTGGCGCCCGTCGCTTCGGCGAAGCGGCGGCGCCGCGCCCCCGGCTGGCTGGCCGTCGTACCGCTGCTGGTCTTCGTCGCCATCGCCTTCGGCCTGCCCGCCCTGGCCATCGTCTACGGCGCCTTCTCGGTGCAGGGGCACTACGGCACACAGAACCTCACCGACTCGCTCCAGGGGCCGTACCTCACCGCCCTGCTCGGCAGCGTCAAGCTGTCCGCGACCGCCGCCGCGCTCGGCGCACTGCTCGGGCTGCCGCTCGCCCAGGCCGTGGTCTCCTCCCGCTCCCGCTGGCTGCGCGAGGCCGTACTGACCGCCTCCGGCGTCCTCGCCAACTTCGGCGGCGTCCCGCTGGCCTTCGCCTTCGTCGCCACCCTCGGCAACGCCGGCGTCCTGACCGTGCACCTCGGCCTGAAGGACGACGGCTGGGACCTCTACAGCTTCTGGGGCCTGGTCCTCGTCTACCTGTACTTCCTCATCCCGCTCATGGTCCTCACCATCACCCCCGCGCTGGACGGCCTGCGCACCCAGTGGCGCGAGGCAGCGCTCAACAACGGCGCCACCGGCGTGCAGTACTGGCGCCACGTGGCCCTGCCGGTGCTCGCGCCCTCGCTGCTCGGCGGGCTCGTGCTGCTCTTCGGCAGCGCCTTCGCCGCCTACGCCACCGCCGCCGCCATGGTCGGCAGCGCGGTCCCGCTGGTCACCCTGCAGATCGCCGACGCCCTGTCCGGCAACGTCCTCGTCGGCCAGGAGAACATCGCGCTCGCCCTCAGCCTCGACATGGTCCTGGTGGCCGGCGTGGTGATGGCCGTGTACCTGCCCCTGCAACGCCGGAGCGCCCGATGGCTCGACGCCTGACCCCGTGGCGCTGGGCCGTCCTCGGCCTGGCCGCCCTGTACTTCCTGGTGCCGCTCGGCGCGTCCGTGGTCTTCACCGTCGACGTGCCCGGCCAGGGCGTCTCCTTCGACGCCTACACCAAGATCCTGTCCACCGACGGCTTCGTCTCCAGCCTGCTGCTCTCGCTGGAGCTGGCCGCGGCCACCATCGCGGCCGTGCTGCTGCTGATGGTGCCCGCCATGGTCGCGCTCCGGCTCGGCGCGCCCCGGCTGCGGCCGGTGGTGGAGGTGGTCTGCTCACTGCCGCTGGTGGTACCGCCGATCGCGTTCGTCGCCGGGATCGTCACCGTGCTGAAGTGGGGCCCGGACCACCTGTCCCGGACCCCGCTGTTCGAGACGTTCGTCGCGATCCAGAACCCGAGCTTCCCGGTCGTGCTCGTCCTCGCCTACGTCGTGATGGCGCTGCCGTTCGTGTACCGGGCGCTGGACGCGGGCCTGCGCGCCATCGACGTACGCACGCTGGTCGAGGCCGCCCGCAGCTGCGGTGCCTCCTGGCCGCAGGCGCTGGTCCGGGCCGTGCTGCCGAACCTGCGCGGGGCCCTGCTCAACGCGGCCTTCCTCACGCTGGCCCTGGTGCTCGGCGAGTTCACCGTCGCCCAGCTGCTCGGCTACCAGCCCTTCGCCGTGTGGATCTACAACGTCGGCGGCTCGCAGGCCCAGATGTCCGTCGCCGTGTCCGTGCTCAGCCTGCTCGTCACCTGGGCCCTGCTCCTCGCGCTCGCCGGTGCCGGCGGCGGACGCAACCGAACCGCGAACTCCCGGGGATGACACACATCATGACCGCCACCACCCTTGAGAAGGCCACCGCGGAAAAGGCCGCGACCGTCGAATTCCGTTCCCTGCGGCGCGAGTTCGGGGCCACCGTCGCCCTCGACGGACTCGACCTGACCGTCCGCCCGGGAGAGTTCCTGGCCCTGCTCGGCCCCTCCGGCTGCGGCAAGACCACCGCGCTGCGCATGCTCGCCGGGTTCGAACACCCCGACTCCGGCGCCGTACTGGTGGACGGCGAGGACGTCACCCACGTCCCGGCCCACCGCCGTGACGCCGGCATGGTCTTCCAGTCGTACAGCCTCTTCCCGCATCTGAACGCCGTCGACAACGTCGCCTTCGGGCTGCGCATGCGCGGCGTCCGTACGGCCGAACGGCGAGCTCGTGCCGCCGAGTTGCTGGAGCTGGTCGGTCTCGCCGACAAGGGCGAGCGCTATCCGCACCAGCTCTCCGGCGGCCAGCAGCAGCGCATCGCGTTGGCCCGCGCCCTCGCGCTGCGCCCACGCGTGCTGCTCCTGGACGAGCCGCTGTCCGCCCTCGACGCCAAGGTCCGGCTCACCCTGCGCGAGGAGATCCGCCGCCTGCAGCAGGAACTCGGCATCACCACACTGTTCGTGACGCACGATCAGGAGGAGGCCCTGTCGGTCGCCGACCGGGTCGCCGTGATGCGTGCCGGCCGCCTCGAACAGTGCGCCGAACCCGCCGAGCTGTACGGCCGCCCCGCCACCGCCTTCGTCGCCGAGTTCGTCGGCACGATGAGCCGGATCCCGGGCGAGCTGTCGGGCGGCACGGTCCGGGTGCTCGGGCAG encodes:
- a CDS encoding amino acid permease, producing MLDQGAPPHDRTATTPASPGLAARLMRRKPVERLVAEGGQGEGGSLRRSLGLWQLTMISIGATLGTGIFVVLGEAVPKAGPAVTLAFVIAGLTALFSALSYAELAGTIPVSGSSYSYAYATMGELIAWVCGWCLLLEYGVSVAAVAVGWGQYLNELLDGTLGVTIPDALSAPPGQGGIFNLPALIVVLLGMVFLLGGAKESARANTIMVSVKIAALILFCAIGFMGFKSGNYANFMPLGMGGVSAAGATLFFSYIGFDAASTAGEEAKDAQRDLPRAIMLSLVIVTALYVLVAAVAVGAWPWKKFQDSEAALAQIMTDVTGQSFWGTLLAFCAVIAIASVVLTVLYGQTRILFAMSRDGLVPKVFAKVHPKTGAPRANTIIVSVFCGVLAAAIPLGQLADATSIGTLFAFALVNVAVVVLRRTRPAMHRTFRVPLSPVLPALGFLFCVWMMGSLSMVTWIVFGVWMAVGLVFYFVYGYRRSRLATGEALAVTAQQ
- a CDS encoding Lrp/AsnC family transcriptional regulator produces the protein MLNDLDERIVHALAEDARRSYADIGQLVGLSAPAVKRRVDRLRATGAITGFTVRVDPAALGWETEGYIEIYCRRNTSPETIQRGLERYQEVVAASTVTGDADAIAQVFASDMRHFERVLERIAGEPFVERTKSVLVLSPLLRRFSSGAPG
- a CDS encoding GntR family transcriptional regulator — encoded protein: MTARHEEIADELRRAIDREEYTVGSRLPSESELAAHYGVSRGTVRQAVAALTAEGLIGSRQGARRVVLASRRSQSFEELRSFAQWARAMGREATGHVVAQEHRPATQEDAVRLQLAFGTPVLHVLRLRGLDGEPVLLERTVYADWIAPAVESIEPDCPSVTQRLYDDTGLVFAYGEHIIDAVAAGAQDAELLGVRRTSPLLRVRRVTTTREGRPVEWSDDRYRSDAVSFSVHNSIGNNALARKTAE
- a CDS encoding ABC transporter substrate-binding protein, with product MTVSLPRNAVLGGSLAVVAALALSACGAAPDNASTTTKDGKSAATATSAAAFGGMDALVQAAKKEGTLHIIAVPRDWANYGAIIDGFQKKYGIKIEDESPDGTSQDEINAVTSRKGQDRAPDVLDLGSSFALSAAQQGLLAPYKVASYGDIPEAQKDPQARWYNDYGGYISIGCDDKRVKECPTSFKDLLKPEYKGQVALNGNPTKSGSAFGGVYAAALANGGSFDDIQPGLDFFAKLKKSGNYTPVESTPATVEKGETPISIDWDYLNAGYADEFRSKGLDWKVAIPTDGQYAQYYSQAITKDAPHPAAARLWQEYLYSAEGQNLWLKGYARPALMAALQKAGTLDTAAAAKLPKVTGTPSFPTEAQQSKAKTVIAQGWGKAVSG
- a CDS encoding ABC transporter permease, producing MTAALTRADVAPVASAKRRRRAPGWLAVVPLLVFVAIAFGLPALAIVYGAFSVQGHYGTQNLTDSLQGPYLTALLGSVKLSATAAALGALLGLPLAQAVVSSRSRWLREAVLTASGVLANFGGVPLAFAFVATLGNAGVLTVHLGLKDDGWDLYSFWGLVLVYLYFLIPLMVLTITPALDGLRTQWREAALNNGATGVQYWRHVALPVLAPSLLGGLVLLFGSAFAAYATAAAMVGSAVPLVTLQIADALSGNVLVGQENIALALSLDMVLVAGVVMAVYLPLQRRSARWLDA
- a CDS encoding ABC transporter permease, coding for MARRLTPWRWAVLGLAALYFLVPLGASVVFTVDVPGQGVSFDAYTKILSTDGFVSSLLLSLELAAATIAAVLLLMVPAMVALRLGAPRLRPVVEVVCSLPLVVPPIAFVAGIVTVLKWGPDHLSRTPLFETFVAIQNPSFPVVLVLAYVVMALPFVYRALDAGLRAIDVRTLVEAARSCGASWPQALVRAVLPNLRGALLNAAFLTLALVLGEFTVAQLLGYQPFAVWIYNVGGSQAQMSVAVSVLSLLVTWALLLALAGAGGGRNRTANSRG
- a CDS encoding ABC transporter ATP-binding protein, whose product is MTATTLEKATAEKAATVEFRSLRREFGATVALDGLDLTVRPGEFLALLGPSGCGKTTALRMLAGFEHPDSGAVLVDGEDVTHVPAHRRDAGMVFQSYSLFPHLNAVDNVAFGLRMRGVRTAERRARAAELLELVGLADKGERYPHQLSGGQQQRIALARALALRPRVLLLDEPLSALDAKVRLTLREEIRRLQQELGITTLFVTHDQEEALSVADRVAVMRAGRLEQCAEPAELYGRPATAFVAEFVGTMSRIPGELSGGTVRVLGQRLPADGAVPDGPVDVLVRPEAVQVTADEQGTARVVATAFLGAVVRVTVRLADGTEAKADLPAYEATGIGAGAAVAVSLPERPVLVAERIQK